The Ziziphus jujuba cultivar Dongzao chromosome 7, ASM3175591v1 genome includes a region encoding these proteins:
- the LOC107425019 gene encoding transcription factor bHLH19, translating into MDFSSSIPWLSELEMEDSILTDDYEQSTELMIAAFVEGLQQTLSSESNSSSPTLAIKNSDSTVNAYMEDQRRLKQCRTTMEHKNSEPLILSFNNPDFLRNSEYNKEDIAGFSGDLSSSSPVFQYSKHPFHANQEDEIVFGQWGKNTTSATKPASQLRDHVIAERKRRENLNKLFIALSTIVPGLKKTDKSSVLGETIKYIKQLQEKEKKLEVQSRKKAIEQVVIVRKSKVVVDEDDQNDCSNEISDDNKEEWLPHIEAKVSGNNVLLRLHCKKQKGVLAKTLTEMEKFNLKVINSCAVPFGELSLDVTVMAQMEKESCAGLIKGLVRSLRSALQH; encoded by the exons ATGGATTTTTCATCATCAATCCCATGGCTGTCTGAACTG GAAATGGAGGACTCAATCTTGACTGATGACTACGAGCAAAGTACCGAACTCATGATTGCTGCATTTGTAGAGGGTCTCCAGCAAACTCTCTCATCAGAGAGCAACTCCTCTTCTCCAACATTGGCTATTAAGAACAGTGATTCTACCGTAAACGCATACATGGAAGATCAAAGACGCTTAAAACAGTGCAGAACTACTATGGAACACAAAAATTCTGAACCCTTGATTCTTTCATTTAATAATCCAGATTTCTTGAGGAACTCTGAGTACAACAAAGAAGATATAGCAGGCTTTTCCGGAGACTTGAGCTCCTCATCTCCTGTCTTTCAATACTCTAAGCATCCATTTCATGCAAACCAAGAAGACGAAATCGTATTTGGGCAATGGGGTAAGAACACAACCAGTGCTACCAAGCCTGCATCTCAGTTACGAGATCATGTTATTGCAGAGAGAAAGCGGCGAGAAAATCTCAACAAGCTATTTATTGCTCTATCGACCATTGTTCCTGGCCTTAAAAAG ACGGACAAATCTTCAGTTCTTGGAGAGACTATAAAGTACATAAAACAGctgcaagaaaaagaaaagaagcttgAGGTCCAAAGTAGAAAGAAAGCTATTGAACAAGTGGTCATAGTCAGGAAATCAAAGGTCGTGGTTGATGAAGATGATCAAAACGATTGCTCCAATGAGATCTCAGATGACAACAAGGAAGAGTGGCTCCCACATATCGAAGCTAAAGTGTCCGGAAACAATGTCCTGCTCAGGCTCCATTGCAAGAAACAGAAGGGTGTTCTAGCAAAGACTCTCACTGAGATGGAGAAGTTTAACTTGAAGGTCATCAACAGCTGCGCCGTGCCGTTCGGGGAGTTGTCTTTGGACGTTACCGTTATGGCTCAG ATGGAAAAAGAAAGCTGTGCTGGATTAATAAAGGGCCTAGTGAGAAGTCTTCGTTCAGCCTTACAACATTGA